Sequence from the Balaenoptera acutorostrata chromosome 4, mBalAcu1.1, whole genome shotgun sequence genome:
ataagaaaaattacccTCAATCCTGTTATAATAACatttcaactattttatttttccttgttcttttttcagTAATTGTCCACCAAAAGAAATTTGGAAGAAGGCACATCGAAGGACTCAAGACATGACAGGGCAACAGTAATGAAGCTCTAAGGCATCCCCGGTTACAGAATGGCTAATGGCCAATCATAAAGGTAAGGAACCCGAGGCAATGTCTTCAGATGACTGACTACTGATCATGAATAGTATTTAAATATGCCCAGTAGTATTAAATATGCTCAATGTTTTTAGAGTTCAAAGACTTATATGTCAAGGCATACCTATCTACAAGGTATTGGACCAGAATGAGCAATATTTACCTTCAGAAAACACCCTTGCTCTTTGTAATTTCCAGTTGACAAGTCGCACTCAACAAGTGGTTTATAATAACAAGTGTGATATAATGtccataaataaatgtataagatACTCCTTAAACTGGCAATGTCCAGAGTCGTTAATAATTTGAagtgtttttactttttcttaattttctagtttttctataataaacatataaacataattttttctataataaacaaattttatagcaaaatttatatataaaacatctagTTCTCTATACATAATCACTGAGTAgtactttaaaaagacaaaaaaattcagTCTCGTTATATATTCAAGGTTCTGATTAATGAGGAGTTTATGtattaaataataagaataaaatattgctaGTTATTTCTTCACACTACTTACCTTATTCACTAAAAGGTAGCAAAAGAGTGCTGAATTCTCCTTTCCAAGAAGTTGGAACCATACTACTTGGGAAGGTTTTAGCTCTTTTTGTAACCACACCTTCCCAGTTTCAGTGAGTTCTACTCCAGCCAACTTAACCAGCAAAGCACCACATGGCTCTTCTAAAAGGGTTAGGTAGAAAAGAGTTTTAGCTTTAATACCAGTTACAAAAGCAAATTCCAAAGTCATTTGGGCTCCAAAAAACAACTGgatatattatgtttatttataaataccCAGACTCTCTAGATATAGATCCATTCATTTCTAGAGTCAACTTGTCTTTTAAAACAATACAAGTATGTAACAGATGGAATAATTTCAAAAACTCATTTCAGTAAGCTCCAGAACAGGATGTGGGGTTTAAacaatttacctttttttaaaaaatctgccagATTTATTTCTATGCACACATACACGTAATGCTACAAGATATGTCGTTCAATAATATAAGCTCCTACGACCAATAGGACTGTATAAACTGCGTTTTCACTTAATGTACTGAGGATACTTTcccatctcaataaatattaatatcaacattattttttttatatacattttacaaaaCTGACTTCCAGACAGGATTTTATCAATTTATTATCCAAGTAACATAGTAATAAGAAAGTTTGGGCAAACTCTTGATAAAATTTTAACCAATTAAACTTTAATAACAGGATTTTATTGTAGAAGAAGTTTATAACTTTCCATAAAGGATAAtggctgacaaaaaaaaaaatcttgatgactttttttggaaagaaagtatacatttaacatatgttAAACTCTTATACAAGTAGCTGAAAGTATAAAGTTAAGTTCATTTAATTGCTAGGGAAAAAGTAATACTTGAGTTCAGGAAGATATCCTAGAAGCTTGCCACAATATTATTTGAtgatagaaaaacattttctttagggCATGGGTTCTTGAAACCTGTCCTAGAGTTTCAGTTAGAGAAGTATCAAAAGTTGTAAGTAGGATTATGTCCTTAGAAAAATTTGTGACACAGTAAATACACAAATTAGATTAAGGCAGAACATATAATAAAGACTAGATGAATTCAAATCATTGGTACATAATGAGTTAAGGGAAGCCTGAAGATTCTGAGGTCTCTCTTCAATCCTTTAATGCTGCCATCAACACCAGCTGTCTTCCAACAAAACAACCTCTAGTCTTTAAGACCAAAACTTTGGGGACCAAAAACATGAATCTAAGTCAACACTATCAACCTTAAGTATTAATGTCCTAATTCTTCACTTCACAAAAGGTCACTGGGATTCCTTTAAAATTAGCAATTCCCcattaagcatttaaaatatgatgcggccaataaaaatttaaaaataaatcttccaaGAACTAATCTACTGAATAAGGTTAGTTATAGCCATCATATATTTTTGCCCAAACAGTTGAGGTTTTTTTGAAAAAGGAGATGCAACTTTTAATGCTTATGATGTCTAATTTTAGCTTTGTGTGAATCCCTCTATCTTACCAGCTCTTCAACAAATCTCTtatgcacatattttaaaaaagcctAATTCATACTGGATTGGATGACACAGATAATGCCAAAGGTTATAAGGGGACAGCAACATGGGCTCCAGTGGAAGAGCCCAAGAGCAGGACTTGGGTTTTGCAGAATGaacagagaggcaggaggaggaggaagaagtgaGTATGTCAAGTAAGGGAAAGACCATGGGCACCTGGAGAAAACTGCAGACACAAGATGAATACTGAAGCAAATCACCACTAAGGGGTCTGTTATATTTCTGTTCCATCAGATGGGTCGGAAACTTCATGACTAAATATTCTTAAGGTTTTTATAAACATAGTACATGATAGAAAAACAACTGATTTATACCCTCGATTTAGAAAACATTATAAGTGAATTCATGACAATGGACAATTTCACGAGACAGGAGTATCACATATgtcaaaaagattattttttaccaTCCGGGATAGGAGAAGCTTTGAGTAATATCCTCACTAGACTGAAGGTTTTGTGACTACTGTAGGATCACATCCACTGTTTGCCACTATATACTGAGACTGTGACAAAACAGCaggcattcagtaaacatttattgaagaaatgaaatGTCCTAAGAGTTTCGCTTCATAAAAATTTTCAGCTCTGTGTGTGTTTGCCTCCTCATCATACACACCAAAGATAAGATCATGGAAGGAAGGGATATCACAGAATGGTCATGAGGAAGGAGTCTTGGAAATATTATAATTCTCTTCTTTGATGGTGGTGGAAACCATAAgccaaaactagaaacagaacACAAGCTCTCCACGCCAACACACATTCTACTACACCACACAGACTCTACTCTGATGCAGTTATCTGAGCTAAATCTTTTTGGTTAGAATGGCCTTAACTTGGGGAGCCTGAATCTTAGCCCTCCTTACAATAAAATCAAAAGTccatccctgggacttccctggtggcgcagtggttaagaacctgcctgccaatgcaggggacacgggtttgatcccaggaagatcccacatgccgcggagcaactaagcccatgtgccacaactactgagcctgtgcgccacaactactgaagcccgcactccccagagcccatgtgctgcaactattgagcccacgcaccacaactactgaagcccacatgctctagggcccacatgccacaactactgagcccatgtgctgcaactactgaagcctgtgcacctagagcctgtgctccgcaacaagagaagccaccgcaatgagaagcccgcacaccgcaacgaagagtagcccctgctcgccacaactagagaaagcctgcgtgcagcaacaaagaccaacacagccaaaaaaaattaattaattaaaaaaattaaaaataaaaaaaaataaaagtccatcTCTATCCTACAGGCCAGGTAGTAAAAATAGTGAAAGGAACATAAGGAGCTTTCAATTAacagctatttttaaatgaaaaagattaTGCTGTAACATCTTATTATATCATTCAAAATAGTGCTTGGAAAGCAACCTTCTAGTTCTACAACCATTTTATAAGTAAACAGGTTAActaatgaaaatgcaaaatgatCTCTTTAACATCAACAATTTATGTCAGTTACAAAAAGTATTAACACTACCGTGACATTTGTACTGGTTATCATCTGTTGGGATGCATAAGACATGtctgtttctttaacttttgcATCTCTATACATAAAGTTGTGGACTGGGTAGCAGAAAATCTGTTTTCTACCTTTGATTTCATCAACTGTTAGGTAGATGGCTTCATACATGGCCTTTAACCtctatagaaaatatttaaataagttgGGGGAGAAAagtaagtttcctttcagctctaaaattttGATCGTTTGTACCAACTTGATCAACATTTTTATTTGATGTGAAACCCATTAATAACAATATGTGTATATGGCAGTTAGAGTGCTGTGGCATTGCTCGACTTCCAGGGCAGATTCCCACTGAGCACCATCCCTGGAGTTGCGCGATGTACAGCCTGGACAATCACAAGTGATGACCTTGCTGTCTAAGGACTAAAGAATCATCACTATTTCAGACAGGAGAGATTTAaattattgcagcattattacaACAACTGAAAAGGTAGAGGACTTATGAAGTATAAACCATGCTTACAGCtgaaatggccaataaataaacaTCTCAGGTATCTTTCTTTAGGGAACAATACTGTTTGATTTGTTAAAGAAGTCAATCATGTCAGgtatgtttgggaaaaaaaaaatcaatcttattCCTTTGCAGCCCTATCTAATTGAACAGAGTGATATTCATTCATCTGAGGCTAAAGAAATAAGAACCCCTTTCttcaaaacagtaaaataatattaagaCGATCTTTAAATATAACTCAGTTAATTCATTTGACAAATTTTGCCAAGTCTCTGTTGGCTAACAATTATTTTTCTAGGGACTGTGAATAATGAGATAGATAAGAAAAGTTCCCTGCCCACCAGGGGCTCACAGTTTAATAGAAGGATATAAACCTAGATATATAATTAACAGGAAAATGTGTTTCAGTACTGTAATTGCAGTGTGTATAAATTGCTTGGGGGATAGGAAAGAAAGAGGCTAATTCTGCTTGGGAGTTAAGGAGAGCTTCACAGAAGAGCTGACATTTGAGCTAGATCCTAAAGAATCCACAGGAGCCAAGTCACTCAGGGCAAAGAACTATGCCCAGGGCATGAGAACACATGGAAGCAGCAGGCATGTCTGTGTGGCTGGGGGCTTTGCCATGAAGCAGGGAGAAATGGGAATTGCAGCAGCAAAGCTATGGACTCTGCCCAGCTCTCCAGCCTCCTTTGGTGTCTCTTGTCCCCTTCTTTCCTATGTCCCGGCCAGACGAGCCTTCACGTGCTTACCAAAAGAGCCAACTCATCCCCACACATACTCTTCCTAGACAGCCCCCTCCCATTCTTCGGGTATCTGATTAAATAGCAACTCCTCagtgaggccttctctgaccaccatATATGTAGGTTCGCCCTTCATACAACCTCCAATAATTCTCATCCTATACCCTGATCCTTTTCTTCATAGCTCTTAGGACaatttttcatctgtttgttgccCATCTTCCACCTGTACTATAAGCTCCAAGGGGTAGAGTGGTCTTGTTTATCTCACTCCGCACATACGGCTAGCATAGGACCTAGAACATAACATGTGctcaatatttgtggaataaatgctTGAATGCCTGAATGAACCACTGAGTGGTTGAAtgagaaaaggagggaaggaagaaaagaaatctggagccaAATTAAATAGTTCCTGTATGTAAGTCAAGAATTTGGACTTTCCCTCATAGACGATGGAGAgttactaaaaattaaaatgacttttttttgctatttttaaaataacttctaatAAAGGaacattaaaatagttatttagttttattatttttgcaccTTACTTACTTCTCCATGAAGATAGAATAGGTAAAGTAATGGGAATATGTTCAATCTCGAAACCATTCTCGGTTATTCGGTGCAGTCGTCCTCGTAGTTTAACATTCCTTCTTATAAATTCTACTGGAATATCTGAAGAGCTTGTGAATTTTGATGTCTGTTGATTtacaaggagaaaaatataacattttattaccattttcatgTTAAAATGAAGCATGTCAAATTctctaaacatttttatttatttatttatttatttatttatttttggctgtgttgggtcttcgtttctgtgcgagggcttcctccagttgcggcaagcgggggccactcttcatcgcagtgcgcgggcctctcactgtcgcggcctctcttgttgcggagcacaggctccagacgcgcaggctcagcagtcgtggctcacgggcccagttgctccgcggcatgtgggatcttcccagaccagggctcgaacccgtgtccccggcattggcaggcagattctcaaccactgcgccaccagggaagccctctaaacattttaaagaagataaaaccactgaaaatttttaatttggttcttaattttatattaaaattttaataagatttaaCAGAAAGTGTTTATGGGAACATTATCTAGAAATCTTTAGTCATTATTTTACTATTTCAGACTACTATATAGAGAACATTAAACAGACTCCTGACTTCTAAAAGCTTACATCCTCGAAATACGACACAATCCATCAAAAAGCAGTGAGTCTGAACGTGGCACCACACAAACCTGTCTAAACAGTCACTGTCCTATACTAGAGATGCACCATCTATTCATGCAGGTACTGCTGGGAGAACCTAACCAAAACTGAGGCAAGTTAAGTTTGACTACTAATCAACaaggtttttttccttattttttatctcATAGGAGAAAAAGGCCCCTCCTAAAAGGCCAACATTAGGAATTTATTTAGATACCTAACACCTTGGAGTTAGTCAACATTTTATACCTGTGTCTTCCATGTCAACAGTACTATAGAGACAAGCGTAATTCATCATCATGGCTGGGTGAGAGCCTCATACAGGCAGAAGGATAAATGAGTACCCAACTTCCTAAGATAGTAAAGTTGgtctaaacattaaaaaaattttttcaaacaagaaaaatattgtagcagacaaatccagaatgtggaaCATTAAAAATGGGATAAATGACTTGGTTACTCTAACAAATCAATGgtgtaaaggggaaaaaatgggggtgggggtctagactgttataaaataaatgagtcataagAGATATAACAAACAAATGCAATATATGGACCATTTGAATCCTGATTTGAACAGATCATCTGTTGAAAAAAGACACCACTGAGACAATCAAGGAACTCTTAATATGGTCTGGGTATTAGATGATGCTAAGGGGTTGTTAATTATCTTAGATGTGATAATGTTCTAGGACAGACGGACACTGTGAGTCTCTTGATGCGGCACAACAGGAAGCAGTATACACCGTCACCTTCTTGTTCACACTAAATCTACCAAGGAAACACAAATCCAGACTGTGGGACATTCTCTAAGACAAGTGGCTTGGGCTCTTCAAAAATGGCAGTGTCATgacagacaaaaattaaacataaagataAAGTGGGACTAAAAGtctagattaaaggagactaaagagacatgacaactaaatacaGTGTGTGATCCTGGACTGAACCTTAGACTGGGGAAAAAACAGCTACAAAGgatattttcagaagataaaTATGAATCTGAACTGGATTTTAGATATTACtgcaaaaatgttaaatttattaGGTGTGATATTAATGTGACTATGTAGGAAAATATCCCTGCTCTTAGGAAGTACACTATGAAGTCCTTATGGGACAAGTTCCATCATGTCTGTAACTTGCTTTCAAATGGTTTcactgagggagagagagaaagcgcAACCATggaaaaatgttaacaactggtgAATCTAGATAAAAAGGAGGTGACTGCTTCTTCTGGAGAAAACACTGTGAGGAAAAAGATTCTGAAGGTACGTATTGTCAGCATTCGGTCAAGAATGTGGAACATGCAGAATGTaaacaaaagggaagagaaatccTAAATCAAACACACATGAAGAGTTTGAGTGAGTCACCTGACAGAAGTTGTCTACGAAAAGTTTATGGGTAAGACAGAGAAATGTGGGCTACACATCCATGCAGATGGCTCCCAGTATGGTTCTGGGACATCGCTAGGGTAGCACTGATGAGTTAATGTCAGTGGGAGGGGCACTCTAGGAGTAAGTAAGCCACGGGGCTCTGACCTGGATCCTCTCCTGTTTAGTATGATCACCAGTGACTTGAATGCGAGCATAAGGATCGAACATCAGCAGGTCTGATGCTTGGAAGGGTATGAATACTAAGTCAGAGTTAGTATTTAAAAAGATCCTGACAATTAGAATGAATGGCTACAACATAAAAGTCTGCCCCTGTATTCTCCCAAACTAAAGGATCAAGAGAATAAAGTAGCATATATGAAAAAGATTTACAGGTTTTAGTTAGCTGTGAACTCAAAATGAGTGAAAGTGTGATAAGGCTGCCAAAAACAAAAAGTGCAAActccctctcctctttgcccACCCCCTCACCACTCCCCTCTGCAAAGTTCCACCCAAAGCAACATTATTAGGAGCAGGATCCAGAAcaagggaggtgagggagagaatACTCTAAATCAGGCTCTAAGTGGAATCTATCAGGCTGTTCTGGGTGTCATATTTCATAAAAGACTTCATCGAACTGGAACAAagccagaagaggagaaaaaagatggTAAAGAG
This genomic interval carries:
- the C4H3orf33 gene encoding protein C3orf33 homolog isoform X6; translation: MAGRPAAAGTSPPDRDRAAPNVVAWISQWADDHLRLVRNISTVMAIAGVMLLLRSVRLIMPSVSQKCCTELLAVEGLLDSSHHETSKFTSSSDIPVEFIRRNVKLRGRLHRITENGFEIEHIPITLPILSSWRKEPCGALLVKLAGVELTETGKVWLQKELKPSQVVWFQLLGKENSALFCYLLVNKVKIPQGLWK